The window AAGGTCTGTCTAGAATACTTGATGAGGATTCATGTTAAACAGCCGGATGTACGCTACGGGCTGATAAGCTGGAACCAGATGCACCCAGCTGGGGCTAGCATTATACACCCTCACCTTCAGGTTCTAGCTGACCGGTGGCCCACCTCTCAGGTGGAGGAGCTACTTGTAAAGAGCGAGGCTTACTATGAGAAGTATAAGAGCAACTACTGGTCTGACTTGGTCTCGGTGGAGAAGGAGAATGCGACTAGGCTAGTTGGAGAGACAGGGGCTGTGACTTGGTTGGCCAGCTATGCACCACAAGGTAACACTGAGGTTTTAGGTGTCTTCTCAGGTGTTTCAAATTTATCTGGACTGAAAGATTCTCACCTAGCGGATCTCTGCCTGGGACTGTCGAAGATTTTGAAGGGATATCATGATAAGGGGGTTAGGAGCTTCAATATGACAGTTTACTCAGGCCCTATTGGCGAAGATCTTGAGTATTATTCTCTAAATTTGAAGCTCATGTCGAGACCTTCTCCAAGCCCCTTCTACACTTGTGACACGGGTTTTATGGAGCGGCTTCACTATGAGCCTGTTATTGAGCGGAGACCCGAAGAAACGGCTGAGGAGCTGAAGAAATACTTCTAGCAGGGATAAGTGAATACGCCATTTGCAGCTAAGTTTTAGATGGAAAAGTCAACTTCATTTTACAGTATCCCATATTGGGATCAGCGGCCACACATCAGGGCTCTAACAGCCTGAACTAGAGGGTTATGACCGCAAGTTTTTTTAAAGGGCCGTGAAATAGATGGTTGCTCCAGTCCCCATCTGGGAGGACTATCCATGCCTAAATTCAAGACAGCTGCAGAGATCCATAAGATAGTTCAGAACCTCAAGTATGTTAGAAACGCCGGAATAATTGCCCACGTAGACCATGGGAAGACTACCCTTACAGACTCTCTCCTTTCAGCCGCAGGTCTCCTCTCACCCAGCGTAGCTGGGCAGGCTTTAGCCCTAGACTATCTGGAGGAGGAGCAGAAACGGCAGATGACCATCAAAGCGGCGAACATCAGCTTATACTATGAACGCGGTGGGGCTCCATACGTAATTAACCTGATTGACACGCCAGGCCACGTGGACTTCACTGGTAGGGTTACTAGATCGCTCCGCGCCATCGACGGCTGCGTGGTGGTGGTCGACGCGGTAGAAGAGGTGATGGTTCAAACCGAAACAGTCACACGGCAGGCACTTGAGGAGAGGGTGCGACCGACTCTTTACATTAACAAGATCGACCGTCTAATTAAGGAGCTCAAGTTAACGCCGAAGCAGGTGGAAGAGAAGCTCCTTAGAATAATCCGCGACTTTAATAATCTTATAGAGCTCTATGGAGAGGCAGATTTCCGTGGGCGGTGGAAGGTCAGCCCCACAGGGGGTACTGTTGCCTTTGGTTCTGCGAAGGACCGTTGGGGTATCACGACCGATATTGCCCAGAAGAAAGGGATAAAGTTCTCGGATATTGTAGCCATGTACCAGGACGGTGATATTAGGGAGTTAGTTGAGAAGGCGCCACTCCACGAAGCAATCCTGAGCATGATCATAGACCACATGCCAGACCCCCCTACAGCCCAGAAGTACAGGATACCTAAGATCTGGCAGGGAGACCCCAACAGTGATGTAGGACAAGCCATGATCAATTGTGACAGGCAGGGCCCAGCAGTTATGTGTGTAACTAACATAGTCGTAGACCCCCAAGCCGGTGTTGTGGCCACAGGTAGACTCTTCTCAGGGGAGATAAATAGCGGAGATACCCTCCATCTAATCGGCGCGAGAACCGCTCAGAGGGTTCAACAGGTATGTATTTATATGGGACAATTCCGTGAGGTGGTCGGCGGTCTTCCATGTGGGAACATACCTGCTTTGCTTGGGTTGGAGAGTGCAAAGGCGGGGGAGACTATCTCATCCGTTAAGGGCATAGTCCCATTCGAGCAACTTCAATATGTAAGTGAACCTGTAGTCACTGTGGCTGTGGAGCCGAAACATAGCAAAGATCTGCCCCGCCTCGTCGATTTTCTCACGAAACTCTCTATAGAGGACCCGAACCTTGTCACTAAGATTAACGAGGAGACCGGGGAGTATCTGATCTCGGGGATGGGGCAACTCCACCTAGAGATAGCTACTACTTGGATACAGAAGGCAGGCTTGGAGATAACAACCTCAAAGCCGATAGTATTATACCGAGAGACAGTACGGAAGAGAGGCCAGGTCTTCGAAGGTAAGTCACCCAATAAACATAACAGAATCTTCGCAGAAGTCTCCCCCCTGGAGCCTGAAGTTGTAGAAATGATTAGGAAGGGAGAGATCTCCGACTACACCGACCGGAGCAAACTTGCAAAAGCCTTACGGGAGGTAGGCTGGGAGGCTGACGAGGCGAAGGGGGTCTGGCGGATAGACGAGCGTGCCAACATCCTCGTGGATGTTACTAAAGGAATTCAGAGGCTTGATGTAGTGAAAGACTCTATAGTCTCCGCTTTCAACTGGAGCATTGAGGAGGGCCCTCTAGCTCACGAGCTGGTCAGAGGTGTAAAGGTTAGGTTACTAGACGCTCAGATCCATGAAGACCCAGTTCATACAGGCCCAGCACAGATAATACCTGCGACACGCAGATCCATCTACGCTAGCTTCCTCTCAGCTGACCCAACCCTCATGGAGCCTATTCTAAAGATCACCGTAAAAGTTCCAGCCGATCAGGTGGGTAATGTTACTAGGATCATAGTCGGTAAGAGAGGCAAGATAATCTCGATGGAGCAGAAAGAGCACTTGATGTACGTGATCGGGGAGCTCCCGACACCGGAGACATTTGATCTATCAGAGGCTATGAGAAGCGCTACAGCAGGGAAAGCCTTCTGGGGGACTGAGTTCTTCAGATGGGAGTTCGTACCCACCTCTCTGATAGGTGGGCTAATTCAAGATATAAGGAAACGTAAGGGGTTGTCTCCAGAGCCACCCAAGATAAGTGATTTCGCTGAAGCCTAACTCAGCAGATTCACTCATGGGAACCCCCACCACCTCTCGGCTATCGTTGTCAAGACCCGCGGAGCACAGTAATTGACGCCGTGGTGATGACCCAACTACCCCTCCAACTCTAGGGTGGCTGGGTTAAGTGGAAACTATTGAAAACTCAAGTATGCCCCTAGCGGTGAAGGGCGCTTATCGATGGGGGAGCTAGTTGAGACTTAGCCGCTTCAGTTCCCTAA is drawn from Candidatus Bathyarchaeia archaeon and contains these coding sequences:
- a CDS encoding elongation factor EF-2 — its product is MPKFKTAAEIHKIVQNLKYVRNAGIIAHVDHGKTTLTDSLLSAAGLLSPSVAGQALALDYLEEEQKRQMTIKAANISLYYERGGAPYVINLIDTPGHVDFTGRVTRSLRAIDGCVVVVDAVEEVMVQTETVTRQALEERVRPTLYINKIDRLIKELKLTPKQVEEKLLRIIRDFNNLIELYGEADFRGRWKVSPTGGTVAFGSAKDRWGITTDIAQKKGIKFSDIVAMYQDGDIRELVEKAPLHEAILSMIIDHMPDPPTAQKYRIPKIWQGDPNSDVGQAMINCDRQGPAVMCVTNIVVDPQAGVVATGRLFSGEINSGDTLHLIGARTAQRVQQVCIYMGQFREVVGGLPCGNIPALLGLESAKAGETISSVKGIVPFEQLQYVSEPVVTVAVEPKHSKDLPRLVDFLTKLSIEDPNLVTKINEETGEYLISGMGQLHLEIATTWIQKAGLEITTSKPIVLYRETVRKRGQVFEGKSPNKHNRIFAEVSPLEPEVVEMIRKGEISDYTDRSKLAKALREVGWEADEAKGVWRIDERANILVDVTKGIQRLDVVKDSIVSAFNWSIEEGPLAHELVRGVKVRLLDAQIHEDPVHTGPAQIIPATRRSIYASFLSADPTLMEPILKITVKVPADQVGNVTRIIVGKRGKIISMEQKEHLMYVIGELPTPETFDLSEAMRSATAGKAFWGTEFFRWEFVPTSLIGGLIQDIRKRKGLSPEPPKISDFAEA